One Pectobacterium colocasium DNA segment encodes these proteins:
- the cysI gene encoding assimilatory sulfite reductase (NADPH) hemoprotein subunit has protein sequence MSDKKLSDNERLKTQSNYLRGTIQDDLADPLTGGFVADNFQLIRFHGMYQQDDRDIRQERIAQKLEPLHTVMLRVRLPGGIITPHQWLGIDAFAREHTLYGSIRITNRQTVQLHGVLKDDIKPVHKLLNHLGLDSRATAGDVNRNVLCTANPVESILHRQAWEWAKKISEHLLPRTHAYAEVWLDKEKIIQTDEEPILGKSYLPRKFKTAVVIPPQNDVDIHANDLSFVAIGEGDQLVGFNVLVGGGLAMTQGDTSTYPRLATEFGFIPLAHTLAIAEAVVSTQRDWGNRENRRNAKTKYTLERVGVDVFKAEVERRSGVTFSPLRPYVFSERGDRIGWVDGIDGKHHLTLFIPSGRLLDKPGLPNKSGIAAIANVHKGDFRLTANQNIIIAGVASEDKAQIDTLARQYGLLGTALSLQRKDSMACVSFPTCPLAMAEAERVLPDVVSAIEHLLHQYGVGDESFVFRITGCPNGCGRAMLAEVGLIGRAVGRYSLYIGGNREGTRIPRLYKDNIDVPTLLSEIERLIGLWAKERKAGEGFGDFVIRAKIVMPVLNAPVDFHTAL, from the coding sequence ATGAGTGATAAAAAACTGTCGGATAATGAACGGCTTAAAACACAAAGTAATTATCTGCGAGGAACCATTCAAGACGATTTGGCCGACCCGTTAACGGGAGGATTTGTCGCAGATAACTTTCAGCTAATTCGCTTTCATGGGATGTATCAACAAGACGATAGGGACATCAGGCAAGAACGTATCGCTCAGAAATTAGAGCCACTGCATACCGTTATGCTGCGTGTCCGCTTGCCGGGTGGGATCATTACGCCGCATCAGTGGTTAGGTATCGATGCCTTTGCGCGCGAGCACACGCTTTATGGCAGCATTCGTATTACCAATCGACAGACGGTGCAACTGCACGGCGTGCTGAAAGATGACATCAAGCCGGTACATAAACTGCTTAATCATCTCGGGCTGGATTCGCGAGCCACCGCAGGGGATGTTAACCGTAATGTGTTGTGTACGGCTAACCCGGTTGAATCTATTTTGCATCGTCAGGCCTGGGAATGGGCAAAGAAGATATCTGAGCACCTTTTACCGCGTACCCATGCTTATGCCGAAGTGTGGCTGGATAAAGAGAAAATTATTCAGACGGATGAAGAACCAATTTTGGGAAAAAGTTATCTGCCGAGAAAATTCAAAACGGCAGTGGTTATTCCGCCGCAGAATGACGTGGATATTCACGCCAACGATCTGAGTTTTGTTGCCATCGGCGAGGGGGACCAGTTGGTTGGTTTCAATGTATTGGTGGGCGGCGGGTTGGCGATGACGCAGGGAGACACCAGCACGTATCCTCGTCTGGCGACGGAGTTTGGTTTTATCCCATTGGCGCATACGCTGGCGATTGCCGAAGCGGTGGTATCGACCCAGCGCGATTGGGGGAATCGTGAGAATCGCCGTAACGCGAAGACAAAATATACGCTTGAACGTGTCGGGGTCGATGTCTTTAAAGCTGAAGTCGAGCGGCGTAGCGGAGTGACGTTTTCTCCGTTGAGACCTTATGTCTTTTCTGAACGTGGCGATCGTATTGGTTGGGTTGACGGGATTGATGGCAAACATCACCTGACCCTGTTTATTCCCAGCGGGCGTCTGTTGGATAAACCGGGCTTACCGAATAAAAGCGGGATTGCGGCAATTGCCAACGTGCATAAAGGTGATTTTCGCCTGACAGCGAATCAGAACATCATCATCGCTGGGGTGGCAAGTGAAGACAAAGCGCAGATAGATACGCTCGCCCGGCAATATGGGTTATTGGGGACCGCGCTATCGTTACAGCGTAAGGATTCCATGGCCTGCGTCTCGTTTCCCACTTGCCCGCTGGCGATGGCCGAGGCGGAGCGGGTTCTGCCGGATGTGGTTTCAGCGATAGAGCATCTGCTACATCAATATGGCGTAGGTGATGAGTCGTTCGTTTTTCGTATCACTGGCTGCCCAAATGGCTGTGGACGAGCCATGTTAGCGGAGGTGGGACTGATTGGACGCGCGGTGGGGCGCTATAGCCTTTACATTGGTGGCAATCGTGAAGGGACGCGCATTCCTCGCTTATATAAAGATAATATCGACGTACCGACATTACTTAGCGAAATTGAACGGCTGATTGGTTTATGGGCGAAAGAGAGAAAGGCGGGTGAAGGCTTTGGTGATTTTGTTATCAGGGCGAAAATTGTTATGCCTGTGCTTAATGCGCCCGTGGATTTTCATACGGCGCTGTAG
- a CDS encoding glycoside hydrolase family 3 protein, with product MRKNRLHFALSLAAPLFSSVPLFFSPIASAISQAELGYRDVPTIMLDGLTFKDLNRDGKVNPYEDWRLSPDQRANDLVTRMTLVEKAGLMMHGSAPTTGSVIGAGSAYDIDTARKMIAERSISSFITRLSGDEPTQMAEENNKLQQIAENTRLGIPLTISSDPRNAFQYLVGASVSSGKFSKWPETLGLAAIGDESLTRQFADIVRQEYRAVGITEALSPQADLATEPRWSRSSGTFGEDAELTKTVVRGYIEGMQNGRNGLNSQSVISIVKHWVGYGAAQDGWDSHNVYGKYAIFKKNDLQQHIEPFTGAFEARVAGIMPTYSILKDATWQGKSIEQVGAGFNRFLLTDLLRGVYGFDGVILSDWLITNDCKDDCVTGTKLNEKPVPRGMPWGVESLTVEQRFIKAVEAGVDQFGGVTNSSVLISAVQGGKLTESRLDVSVRRLLKQKFQVGLFENPYVNAGQASQVVGKAEWQKRANEAQKRALVLLQNKNILPLRAGSKVWLSGIDKNVAQAAGLVVVETPELAEVALVRSVAPYEQPHKNFYFGAKHHEGSLAYTENNPEYQAIIRATASVPTIVTVYLDRPAILTNIVDKTQAVIANFGISDDVLLKQLMSGEAYTGKLPFELPSSMKAVLNQQPGVPYDSKAPLFPFGFGLTK from the coding sequence ATGAGAAAAAACAGACTGCATTTTGCATTATCTTTAGCAGCACCACTATTTTCCTCCGTACCTTTATTTTTTTCTCCTATTGCTTCTGCAATATCACAAGCGGAATTAGGGTATCGCGATGTGCCAACCATTATGCTGGATGGTCTGACATTTAAAGACTTGAACCGTGATGGAAAGGTCAATCCATATGAAGACTGGCGTTTATCTCCCGATCAACGAGCGAACGACCTGGTTACGCGTATGACGCTGGTGGAAAAAGCGGGATTGATGATGCATGGTTCCGCGCCGACGACGGGGAGTGTGATTGGTGCAGGATCTGCTTATGATATTGATACGGCGAGAAAAATGATTGCTGAGCGGTCAATCAGCAGTTTTATCACTCGCCTGTCTGGTGATGAACCTACGCAAATGGCGGAGGAAAATAATAAGTTACAGCAGATTGCAGAAAATACGCGATTGGGGATTCCGCTGACGATTAGCAGTGACCCGCGCAATGCGTTCCAGTATTTGGTTGGCGCATCGGTTTCCTCTGGAAAGTTTAGTAAATGGCCTGAAACGCTGGGGCTGGCCGCTATTGGTGATGAATCACTGACTCGGCAGTTTGCCGACATTGTGCGTCAGGAATATCGTGCAGTCGGGATCACGGAAGCACTATCACCGCAGGCCGATTTGGCAACGGAACCGCGTTGGTCAAGGAGTAGTGGAACGTTTGGTGAAGATGCGGAGCTGACCAAGACAGTGGTCAGGGGTTATATCGAAGGCATGCAAAATGGCAGAAATGGCCTGAATTCACAAAGTGTCATCAGTATCGTTAAACACTGGGTCGGATATGGCGCTGCGCAGGATGGGTGGGATAGCCACAACGTTTATGGCAAATATGCCATCTTCAAAAAGAACGATCTCCAGCAGCATATCGAGCCTTTTACCGGAGCATTTGAGGCGCGTGTCGCGGGCATTATGCCAACCTATTCCATTTTGAAAGACGCAACGTGGCAAGGAAAGTCGATTGAGCAAGTCGGAGCAGGGTTTAACCGTTTTCTATTAACCGATCTGCTGCGCGGGGTTTACGGATTTGATGGCGTCATTCTTAGTGACTGGCTTATCACCAATGACTGTAAAGATGACTGTGTCACGGGGACCAAGCTGAATGAAAAGCCGGTACCGCGTGGCATGCCGTGGGGCGTTGAAAGTCTGACGGTAGAGCAGCGATTCATTAAAGCAGTGGAGGCGGGTGTCGATCAGTTTGGTGGAGTCACTAACTCTTCGGTACTGATTAGCGCGGTACAGGGAGGCAAACTGACCGAGTCGCGTCTGGATGTTTCTGTCAGGCGTCTACTGAAACAGAAATTCCAAGTTGGTTTGTTTGAAAATCCTTATGTGAATGCTGGGCAGGCAAGCCAGGTGGTGGGTAAGGCTGAATGGCAGAAGCGGGCTAACGAAGCACAGAAACGTGCGTTGGTGCTGTTGCAAAATAAAAATATTTTGCCATTGCGCGCGGGAAGTAAAGTCTGGCTCAGCGGAATCGATAAGAACGTCGCTCAGGCCGCAGGGCTTGTTGTGGTGGAAACGCCAGAGCTTGCCGAGGTCGCGTTGGTTCGTAGCGTTGCGCCGTATGAGCAACCACATAAAAACTTTTATTTTGGCGCTAAACACCATGAGGGCTCACTTGCTTATACCGAGAACAATCCAGAATACCAAGCTATTATCAGGGCGACAGCTAGCGTGCCAACTATCGTGACCGTGTATCTGGATCGCCCGGCTATTCTGACCAATATCGTGGATAAAACACAGGCGGTTATTGCCAACTTTGGCATCAGTGACGACGTGTTACTCAAGCAACTAATGTCTGGAGAGGCATACACAGGGAAACTTCCATTTGAGCTACCGTCTTCCATGAAAGCGGTACTTAATCAGCAACCGGGGGTACCTTATGACAGTAAAGCGCCGCTCTTTCCATTTGGATTTGGCTTAACAAAATAA
- the hpxK gene encoding allantoate amidohydrolase: MSEPLLSPAAAQAAAEQIMSRCDALAEISETPGQLTRVYLSLEHLRANAQVGEWMREAGMNVWQDSVGNICGRYDGLTPDAPALLLGSHLDTVRNAGRYDGMLGVLTAIEVVRTFHQQGIRLPVALEIIGFGDEEGTRFGITLLGSRGVTGTWPESWLDCQDAEGTSVAQALTIAGLDPLEVAEAARPVSDIVAYLELHIEQGPCLEQQDLALGVVTAINGARRLNCTFLGLAGHAGTVPMTQRQDALAAAADWMAQAERVTRESDPHLVATFGTLQCLPGAANVIPGEVKMTLDIRGPEDAPLDALLEKLLMLGQGIAHQRGCQFSAEEYYRIAATRCDPALQSVLNEAVTQVQGKTLMLPSGAGHDAIAIAERWPVAMLFVRCRGGISHHPDESVTTADVALALQAFYQAVFNAA, from the coding sequence ATGAGTGAACCTCTACTGTCGCCTGCTGCGGCACAAGCAGCGGCTGAGCAGATTATGTCGCGCTGTGATGCGCTGGCAGAAATCAGTGAAACTCCTGGGCAACTGACCCGCGTTTATCTGTCGCTGGAACACCTGCGTGCCAATGCGCAGGTAGGGGAATGGATGCGCGAAGCGGGCATGAACGTCTGGCAGGATAGCGTTGGCAACATTTGTGGCCGCTATGACGGACTCACGCCGGATGCGCCAGCGCTGCTGCTCGGCTCGCATCTGGATACGGTGCGCAATGCCGGACGATACGACGGCATGCTGGGCGTACTGACGGCAATTGAAGTGGTGCGTACGTTTCACCAACAGGGCATTCGTCTGCCTGTGGCGTTGGAGATTATTGGCTTCGGGGATGAAGAAGGGACACGCTTTGGTATTACCCTGCTCGGTAGCCGGGGGGTGACGGGCACCTGGCCGGAGAGCTGGCTGGATTGTCAGGATGCCGAAGGCACCAGCGTGGCGCAGGCCTTGACCATTGCGGGGCTGGATCCGCTTGAGGTGGCGGAGGCGGCGCGCCCGGTCAGTGATATTGTCGCCTATCTGGAATTGCACATCGAACAAGGGCCGTGTCTGGAACAACAGGATCTGGCGTTGGGGGTCGTTACAGCGATCAACGGAGCGCGGCGGCTCAACTGTACCTTCCTCGGTCTGGCTGGACATGCTGGCACGGTGCCGATGACGCAGCGGCAGGATGCGCTGGCGGCGGCGGCGGACTGGATGGCGCAGGCTGAGCGGGTCACGCGGGAAAGCGATCCTCATCTGGTCGCGACGTTTGGCACGTTGCAGTGTTTACCGGGTGCGGCGAACGTCATCCCCGGTGAAGTGAAGATGACGCTGGATATTCGCGGGCCGGAGGATGCGCCGCTGGATGCGTTGCTGGAAAAACTCCTGATGTTGGGGCAGGGTATCGCGCACCAGCGCGGCTGTCAGTTCAGCGCCGAAGAATATTATCGTATTGCCGCCACCCGCTGCGATCCCGCGTTGCAGTCGGTATTAAATGAAGCCGTGACGCAGGTGCAGGGGAAAACGCTGATGCTGCCAAGCGGTGCGGGGCACGATGCAATTGCCATTGCCGAACGCTGGCCGGTAGCGATGCTGTTTGTCCGCTGTCGCGGTGGCATCAGTCACCATCCTGATGAATCCGTGACCACGGCGGATGTGGCGCTGGCGCTACAGGCATTTTATCAGGCGGTATTTAATGCAGCGTGA